CGGGTACCTTCTGGGAACAGCCAAACAGAGACGTCATTGTCTTTGATTTGGTCAACCACCTGACCAATAGTACCGACTGCTTTACTGCGGTTGTTGCGGTCAATCAGGATGTTACCGGTCAGCCAGTACAAGGTGCCGAAAATAGGAATGTATGCGAGGCTTTTCTTACCTACGGTCACTGCGCGCGGGCGAACAGCATTTGATACGGTCACCAAGTCCCAGTTGCTCTGGTGGTTAGCGATGTAAACACAGGTGCCAACGTCTTTTGATGCTTCAGACTGGCGCAGGTCAAGCTTGATACCAAACAGGGAAGAAAGCTTGCCGAACATGCGGCCGAAAGTATAAACGTGCTTTGGATTTCTCGGGCTGAACAGGCAGTAACCACAACCGAATACAAGCATGAAAATCGCAAACAACGCGACAGCCAGCAGTCGCAGTATAAAGTACATTCAAATTCTCCTAACACCATTTAGCCGCAAAGAATCAGGCTGTTGGCCTGGGGGCGGTCGGGTAAAAATTACAGCGTACACTTGTTCGCTTAAATTGGCTGCGACTAGTATACGCATGCATTGACAAAAATCATCAACCTTCGGTTAACAAGACGAAAAAAAGCCCTCCGTAGAGGGCTTTTCTTATTCAGCTTCCGGAATATCTGGCGCTGAGGTTTCTGCCGACGATGTGTCTGGTGTCACCACCTCGATAGCCGTTACTCGCTGCAAACCTCGTGGCAGCATAGAGCCACGTCGACCGCGCTCACCACGGAAATTATCCATGTCCGCAGGTTTCAATGACAGCTTGCGCTTACCGGCATGCAGAGTCACGGTTGAGCCTTGTGGAATAACGAACAATTGCGCCAACAGCTCTTCACGGGCTTTCGCGCGCGCAGAAGGAATGTTGATGATCTTGTTACCTTTACCTTTACCCAGTTGAGGCAGCTCTTTCACCGGGAACACCAGCATACGACCTTCATTAGTGATAGCAACGATATCGTCATTGTCGATATCAAACACACGTTGCGGTGCCATTACTTCAGCAGCTTGAGGCAGGCTCAACAAGGCTTTACCACTGCGGTTTTTCGACAGAAGGTCGTCTTGCTTACACACAAAGCCATAACCCGCATCCGACGCCATCAGCACCAAATGATCGTTCTCGCCCATCATCACATGGCGCACCGTGGTGCCTGCAGTGATGTTCAAGCGGCCAGTAATCGGCTCGCCCTGACTACGCGCAGAAGGCAAACTGTGCGACTCCAACGCATAGCTTCGACCATCAGTACCGATAAACACAGCCGGCTGATTACTCTTACCACGTGCGGACGCCAGATAATTATCACCAGACTTATAGCTCAGCGTGGTCGCATCAACATCGTGGCCTTTGGCATGACGAATCCAGCCTTTCTCAGACAGAACAACCGTGATTGGCTCACTCGGGATCAAATCGCGCTCAGTCATTGCTTTCGCTTCAGCGCGCTCAATCAATGGCGAGCGGCGATCGTCGCCGTACTTCTCTGCATCTGCCAGAATTTCTTTCTTCAGCAGAGTATTCATACGGCGCTCAGAACCCAGCAGCTTTTCCAGTTGCTCGCGCTCTTTGTTCAGCTCATCTTGCTCGCCACGGATCTTGATCTCTTCCAGTTTGGCTAACTGGCGGAGTTTGATTTCAAGGATCGCTTCGGCTTGTTTCTCGCTGAGGTCAAAACGACTCATCAGCTCTTTTTTCGGCTCGTCTTCGGTGCGGATGATCTCAATCACTTCATCAATGTTGAGGTACGCAGCTAACAAACCTTCCAATATGTGCAGACGGGCCAGTACTTTGTCCAGACGGTATTGCAGACGACGACGCACGGTTTCACGGCGGTATTCCAGCCACTCAGTCAGGATTTTCACCAGACCTTTCACCTGAGGACGGCCATCAAGACCAATCATGTTCAGGTTAACGCGGTAGCTCTTTTCAAGATCCGTTGAAACGAACAGATGGTTCATCAGCTGATCGCAATCCACACGGTTTGAGCGTGGAACAATCACAATACGGGTTGGGTTTTCATGATCTGACTCATCGCGCAAATCGTCGACCATCGGCAATTTCTTAGCGCGCATCTGGTTAGCAATTTGCTCCAGAAGCTTCGCACCGGAAACCTGATGCGGCAGCGCGGTGATCACGATATCGCCGTTGTCTTTGTGCCAGCAAGCACGCATCTTGATGGAACCACGACCATCGCGATACAGCTTCTTGAGCTCTACCTGCGGTGTAATGATTTCGGCTTCGGTCGGATAATCCGGGCCTTTGACATGCTCAAGCAGGTCATCCAGCTCCAGTTTTGGCGTATCAATCAACGCCACCAGCGCATTCGCCACCTCACGGGCGTTGTGCGGCGGTATGTCAGTCGCCATACCAACCGCAATACCAGTCACGCCGTTCAGCAGGATATGCGGCAGACGTGCAGGCAGCGCTTTCGGCTCCTTCATGGTGCCGTCGAAGTTTGGCTGCCAGTCGACAGTGCCTTGTCCCAATTCAGACAGAAGCACTTCCGAGAAACGTGACAGGCGAGATTCAGTGTAACGCATCGCCGCGAAGGATTTAGGATCGTCCGGTGCACCCCAGTTACCCTGACCATCAACCAGCGGGTAACGGTAAGAGAACGGCTGCGCCATTAATACCATGGCTTCGTAACAGGCAGAATCACCGTGCGGGTGATACTTACCCAGCACGTCACCGACAGTACGGGCAGATTTTTTGTATTTGGCGGTTGCCGACAGGCCAAGCTCAGACATCGCATAAATAATGCGGCGCTGTACCGGCTTCAGGCCGTCACCGATAAAAGGCAGTGCACGGTCCATGATGACGTACATCGAATAGTTGAGGTATGCATCCTCAGTAAACTTCCTCAGCGGAAGCTGTTCGACACCGTCATAAGTGATATCAGTCATTGAAAACGTCCGATCTTAAAATTCTTGCTTAAACTTCGGTCAGCTCAGCCATGTCGCCTTTGTCTTGCAACCAATGGCGGCGGTCTTCTGCGCGTTTCTTACCCAGGAGCATGTCCATCATGCGATCCGTTTCTTCCTGATCGTCAATGGTCAACTGAACCAGACGGCGGGTATTCGGATCCATGGTGGTTTCGCGAAGCTGCAGTGGGTTCATCTCACCCAGACCTTTAAATCGCTGTACGTCGATTTTGGCGCGCTTCTGGCTCAAACGCTCAAGGATGCCGGCTTTCTCTTCGTCATCCAGCGCGTAATAGACTTCTTTGCCGCAATCGATACGGTAAAGCGGTGGCATTGCCACATACACGTGACCGGCTCTCACCAGCGCCTGGAAGTGCTTCACGAATAGCGCACAAAGCAGTGTGGCGATGTGAAGACCATCCGAGTCCGCATCGGCGAGGATGCAAACCTTGCCGTAACGTAGGCCGCTCAGATCTTCACTGTCCGGGTCGATACCCAGCGCTACAGAAATATCGTGGACTTCTTGAGAAGCCAAAACCTGATCAGCTGAAACTTCCCACGTGTTCAGAATCTTACCGCGAAGCGGCATGATGGCCTGGAATTCACGGTCACGGGCTTGCTTGGCAGAACCACCCGCTGAGTCACCCTCGACGAGGAAGAGTTCGGTGCGCGCCAGATCCTGCATTGAGCAGTCTGTCAGCTTGCCCGGCAGTGCTGGGCCTGACGCCACTTTCTTACGCACTACCTTCTTCGCGGCACGCATACGTCGGTGCGCATTAGCAATACACACTTCCGCCAGTTGTTCCGCCAGTTGCGGACGCTCGTTCAGCCACAGGCTGAAGGCATCTTTTACTACGCCTGATACGAATGCGGCACATTGACGTGATGACAAACGCTCTTTGGTCTGGCCAGCAAACTGTGGGTCCTGCATTTTTACAGACAGCACGTGGGCACAGCGATCCCAGATATCATCAGCAGTCAGCTTCACGCCGCGCGGCAGAAGATTGCGGAATTCACAGAACTCCCGCATCGCATCCAGAAGGCCCTGTCGAAGACCATTCACGTGCGTACCACCTTGAGCGGTTGGGATTAAGTTAACGTAACTTTCAGCAATCAGCTCGCCACCTTCTGGCAACCAGATAACCGCCCAGTCGGCCGCTTCATGCGGCGCGTTGAATTCACCCACAAAAGGTTCTGCTGGAAGGAGTTCGTAACCTTTTACCCCTTCTGCCAGATAATCTTTCAGGCCACTTTCGTAGCACCACTTGGTGGTTTCATCGGTGTTCTTGTCGGTAAAGACGATTTCAAGCCCAGGGCAAAGTACAGCCTTGGCTTTCAGAATACTTTTCAGACGGGAAACAGAGAATTTTGGTGAATCGAAGTAGCTCGCATCAGGCCAGAAGTGAACACGCGTACCTTTTGCACGGCGGCCACAGGTGCCGGTCACCGTCAGTTCCTGCACTTTATCGCCATGTTCGAAGGCGATTTCATACACCTGACCGTCACGTTTTACAGAGACTTCGACACGGTTAGACAGGGCGTTTACAACCGAAATACCCACACCATGCAAACCACCACTAAATTGATAGTTTTTGTTGGAGAATTTACCACCGGCGTGGAGTTTACAAAGGATCAGTTCGACACCTGAAACCCCTTCTTCCGGGTGGATGTCCACCGGCATACCACGGCCGTCATCAATCACTTCAAGGGACTGATCCGCATGAAGGATGACTTCCACTTTACGTGCATGTCCCGCCAATGCCTCATCGACACTATTGTCGATAACTTCTTGACCGAGGTGGTTTGGACGGGTCGTGTCTGTATACATGCCAGGGCGTCGACGCACTGGCTCAAGACCATTGAGAACTTCAATGGATCCCGCGTTATAAACTTGGTCTGTCATAGATGAATGGTTTTCTAAATTTTGTCACATGGTCAGTGATGCCGCGCTAGCTTGTCAAATATTGTCACAGCTAACGAGGTTATTCTGTGAGTTGTGGTCACAGTCCCAGGAATTGAATGATATCAGCGGGGTATCTGTCGAATCCGACAAAGGCGTGATCGCCACCTGCTTCAACGGTCTGCTTACATCCCTGGTATTTAGCGACAGCTTCTCGGTAATCAAGCACTTCATCGCCCTCTTGCTGCAGCAGCCAGAGTGTCTCTGGATGGGAAATCGAGGCCACATCCAAGGCTTTCAGCTCATCCATATGATGAGGCTCAAGCAGGTACGTTTCTCCAGTGTAAGGGTTTTGCTGTGGTCCGAGGTAATCAGCCAATAAGTCATAAGGCTTCACGGCTGGATTCACCAGCGCGGCACGAAAACCATACTGGGTATTAAGCCAGGTCGATAAATAGCCACCGAGAGAACTACCAACCAAACCTATCTGATAGTCACCTTTGTAGGTTTCAATAATATGTTGGAGTTGGTGTGCGGCTTCGGCAGGGTAACAGGCGAGACGGGGAACTTCCAGCTTTATGTCTGGACGGTGCAATTCGCACCAAGCCCGCATCTGCTCTGCCTTCGCAGAGAGTGGCGAGCTGTTAAAACCATGAATATAGAGGAGCAAGGGCTTCATATTTTAGTAGCCTGTGGAATTCATATCAGGCTGAAATTCCGTGCCCTTGAGTCGTCCTACGTGAGTGATAATAGTGCCGTCTTGATGCAATTCAATCTCGCGCCAGCCAGGATTAGTAGAATCCAGCGCAAAGTCATCAGAATCCGGTTTGAATTGGATGCAGGTTGAAGGTGCAGCCATGACGCGACGACCTTTGTGTTCGATATCCAGCGCTTGGTGAATATGACCACATACGACGCCTTTCACGTTGTTATGCTTTTCAACCACCGCCCAGAAATCCTCCTGATTATGGAGTTGGTGTTGGTCCAGCCATGCACTGCCAGCTGGGAGCGGATGGTGGTGCAGCAGCACCAGAGTGTGACGGTCTTTGTTCGTTGATAGCGCAGTATCAAGCAAGGAAAGTTGCTCTTCAGAAAGGCGGCCATGCGGGACGCCCTTCACCTGGCTGTCCAACACCACCAGTTGCCAATGCTCTCCAACTAACACGCTATCGCAACGTTGCAGCGTGGATTGCACCAGAATGGATTGCATTTCCTGTTGGTAATCATGATTGCCAGGTAGCCAGAAGCAAGGCTGTGACCAGTGATCAATCCCATCAACAAAACGCTGATAGGACTCGGCAGTGTGATCCTGGGAAATATCGCCGGTCGCGATAATGGCATCAAAATCGACCTGACTGGCTTGGATTTCGCCGACTACTGCTTGAAAACTCGCAGCTGTGTTCACCCCAAGCAAACAACCATAAGGATCAGCAAAGAGATGGGTATCTGTAATTTGTAACAACCGGACGGTCTGGCTGTGTTGGCTAGGTAGATGGCTTATCCGCAACGTCTTGAAAACCCTGATCGTAAATACGCGCTCATGCACGTCAAACTAATAAATTATATTCTGTTTTGTTATACCGTTTTGCAGGCAATGCGCTAACCAGTCAGCAAGAAAAGCATTCACTTGATGCTTTTCATCTTTCTGGTGCATACGCGGGTTGGGATAATCATAGCGCGGCTGGATGCGAGAAATCTGCTGTGTGGTACACACTTCGGCCACACGTGCATCATGATACATACGAACTGTGAGTCTGGGTCGCAAATATTGGGGCACCTCACCACGCTGCCAAATATCGAGCAAGGTGGTGTAACGCGTTGACTCTACGATATCCATCTGGAACTCGTGTCCCTGGATTTCATAAACGCAGGAGTCCCCCACGTTATCGTTACGCGGCATCAGTCTTAGCAATTTAGCGTAGTTGGTCTCGTACATACGCATCAGCGCATTCAAGTCGACTCGATATCCTTGCCTCAACATACCCTTATTCCCAATCGCAGCGTGTTCACCCAATGCTGGATGACTCCGCGCGAACCCTGTCACGATTCAGTGCCAGCCACTGCAGAGCAATAAGAGACGCGGCATTTTCGACCTTGCCTTCGTTAATCCATTGCATTGCTGTGTTAAACGGCACCACATGTACCAATATGTCTTCGCCTTCTTCTGGCAAGCCATGAACACCTTTGGCTTCTGACGCATCGACCAATCCAAGGTACAAATGAATGCGTTCAGAACATCCCCCAGAACTCGACAGATAGCTGGTCATCGGCTCAAGCTTTTCAACAGTCAGTCCAGCCTCTTCGTCCGCTTCACGCACTGCCACTTCTTCTGGCGATTCATCTTTGTCGATAATTCCAGCGACAATTTCAAGCTGCCAGGGAGATTCACTTGCCACCATCGCGCCAATGCGAATTTGCTCCACCATGACGACCTGATCAGTCACCGGATCGTAAGGAAGCATCGCGACAGCATGACCACGCTCGAAAAGCTCACGATTGATGGTCTCGCTCCAGCCACCAGCAAACAGGCGATGACGAAATCGATATTTCACCATCTTGAAGTAACCATTATAGACAACGTCACTTGCTTCAATTTTTACGTCGCCTTTCCCAAACTGGGACAGTGCATTTTGCTGTGGCACGGAATATCCCTTTATTCCTGCAAACGGGTGGCAAATGATAAATGGTCGAAATATGGGGCTGCAATGTCGCACCTTCACTTTTTTGGTATGGATTGCAGAATTATTTGAATATCTTTGTGGTTCAGATGGTTTTACAATCAATTTTTCTCAAGAAACCATCACATTGTCAGTTTCAAGTAAGCATCCATAGTTTACACTAGGGTCGAACACCTATTGGCAAATGACGAGATAACGATAAGTTCAGGGACTACCTATTATGAAAAAATTGCTCCCCCTTTTTATCGGGGTTGCGCTAGGCACTGCCGCTCCCCTGGCAAGCGCTGACGATTTGATTCAGGTTTACGAGCAGGCGAAACAAAGCGACCCACAACTTCTACGAGCCGCTGCGACTAAAGACGCTGCTTTTGCTGCCGTTGACACTAGCCGTGGCACCTTGCTGCCGCAGATTAATCTGAATGCTGGGTACAACCTATCGCGTTACAGTACCAACACTCAGAACGGCCCTTTTGATACCAATGTACTGAGTGCTGGGGTCGATTTAAGCCAAGAGCTATTCGAGCAAAACAGCTGGATCACTCTTGATATCGCTGAAATCACTGCCCGTCAGGCGGATGCGGTATATGCATCAGAGCAGCAAGGTCTTATCCTTCGTGTTTCCCAGGCTTACTTCAACGTACTTCGCGCCATTGATGGTTTGATTTTTGTCCGCGCAGAAAAAGCCGCAGTTGGTCGCCAATTAGAGCAAACCAAACAGCGCTTTGAAGTGGGTCTATCTGCAATCACCGACGTACATGATGCACAAGCACAATTTGACTCAGTACTTGCTCAGGAAATCCTGTCTGAAAACCAAGTATCCAACAGTTACGAAGAATTACGTGAGATCACTGGCTCCCGTCACGCTGACCTCCATGTACTGAATACCAAAACTTTCTCAGCGGCACGCCCAGAGCAACCTGCAGATGAATTGGTAAAACAGGCAGAAGAAGGCAACCTGAGCCTGCTGGCACAGCGTATTTCACGTGATGCGGCAAAAGAACGCATCAGTTTAGCTGAGTCTGGACACTTGCCGTCTCTGACCTTCAATGCCGGCTATGACTACGCTGATACCGACAACAAAACCCGCAGCGAAAGCAGTGGCGACAACAACCAGTTTACCGCAGGTATTAACCTGAACATGCCTCTGTACTCTGGTGGTACCGTCAGTGCAAGCGTGAAAGAAGCGCAGTTTAACTACGTTGCCGCGTCCGAGCAGTTAGAAGGCACATACCGTTCAACCGTGAAAGATGTTCGCGCGTTTTACAACAACATCAACGCCAGCATCGGTGCACTTCGTGCGTATGAGCAAACCGTGGTTTCACAACGCTCTGCGTTGGAAGCAACAGAGGCAGGCTTTGAAGTCGGCACCCGTACTATCGTAGACGTACTGGATGCGACCCGTCGCCTTTACGATGCGAACCGTGATCTATCGGATGCGCGTTACGATTACATCATCAGCGTATTGCAATTGCGTCAAGCGGTGGGCACGCTGAACGAACAAGATCTGGTTGATATCAACAACGGTCTGCTTCCACCGAAAAAGTAACTTTCGGTAAGTATCAAAAAGGCGCCTTAGGCGCCTTTTTTGTTTCCAACTCACTGTGCCACATAGGAGATTAAGCCTTGTTGTGGCCGCCCAGAATAGAGTTGATGATCTCTGTGGTTGAACAGCCGTCTTCGAAATTCAGCACGCGAACTTCACCGCCTGCGGCAATCACTTCTTCACCGCCTGCGATATCTTCCGGCTTGTAATCGCCGCCTTTCACCAAGAGGTTAGGCAACACTTCACTGATCAGACGTTGCGGCGTTTCTTCACCGAATGGCACAACCCAATCCACTGCGCCCAAACCTGCCAATACAGCCATGCGGCGATCGGTGGGGTTTACAGGACGACCCGGACCTTTTAGTCCACGCACAGATTCGTCAGTATTCACAGCAACGATCAGACGGTCACCCAGTTTTGCTGCTTCATTCAGATAAGCAACATGTCCTGCGTGCAGAATGTCAAAACAACCGTTAGTCATCACCACTTTTTCACCGCGTGATTGAGCCATCTGCACAGCTGCTATCAGCTGCTCTTCGGTGACAACGCCGTAGCCAGAATGATGGCTGCCATGCACAGCTTCTGTCAGTTCAATGGTAGACAGAGTGGATGTACCCAGCTTGCCAACAACAACACCAGCGGCAGCATTTGCCAGCGCACAGGCGTCTTCGATAGGCTTGCCTGCCGCCAAAGAAGCCGCTAGAACCGAAATCACGGTATCACCCGCACCTGTCACGTCATAGACTTCTTTTGCCAGCGTTGGCAGGTTCAGTGGCTCATGATCTTTGCGGAGCAAAGTCATGCCGTTTTCACTGCGGGTTACCAGCAAGGCTTCGAATTCGAATTTTTCGATAAGTGCCAAACCACGCTCAACAATATCTTCTTCCGTGCGGCAAGTACCCACAACGGCTTCAAATTCGCTCATGTTTGGCGTCAGCAACGTTGCACCTCGGTAGCGTTCAAAGTCAGCACCTTTCGGGTCGACCAACGTAGCAACACCTGCCTGGCGCGCCAGTTGGATCATTGGCTGAACATTTTCCAATGCGCCTTTCGCATAATCCGACAGAATCATTGCCTTCGCTTTTGGCAGTGCCGCTTCAATACGCTCAAGAATTGGCTGAACGTCTATATCGTGGAAACCTTCTTCAAAATCCAGACGAATCAACTGCTGGTTACGGCTCATTACCCGCAACTTGGTGATGGTCGGGAAATTCTCCAAACCAACAAAATCACATTCCACTTTCAGCGAGCTCAACGTGGTGTTCAGCACTTGTGCCTGCTCATCCTGGCCTACCAAACCAATCAGTTGTGCCTTGCCACCCAGCGCTGCAATGTTCATCGCCACGTTGGCAGCACCGCCTGGACGCTCTTCAGTCTGGTTGATTTTAACGACCGGTACCGGAGCTTCCGGAGAGATACGTCCCGTTGGGCCATACCAATAGCGGTCAAGCATGACATCTCCAACAACCAGAACATCGGCTTGCTGATAATCAGGCAAAGTCAGTTTCATTGTTTTCTCCAGGGAAAAAGGAACGTCGGCGATATTACCATAAACACATCACTGCAACAGCCATGCGGGCAACAACTCACATCTTCTTTGTCTTTCAATTGCTACAGTAAGATAGCTTGTTGACGAACTCTGACTATTTCAAAAGTTTCGGTATACAATGACGACCTTATTTTCTCGCTTGATTCAGGAAACACGACAACGCCATGAGCAACAATTCTGAAGCGCCCACTTTCCAATGGTCCTTACTACATCCTAAGTATTGGCACACCTGGATTGGTGTCGGGTTGATGTTCCTAATCAGTTGGATGCCTTATCGCCTGCAGCGCTTCCTTGGCCGGAAGCTTGGTTTGATGATCATGAAGTTCTTCAAGAGTCGCAAAAAGATTGCTTCGCGAAATCTGGAGCTTTGCTTCCCGGAGATGACAGGCGGTGAACGGGAAGCCCTGCTCAAGGAGAACTTCCAGAATATGGGCTTAGCGTTTTTTGAAACTTGTATGGCGTGGTTTTGGCCAGCATGGCGTATCAAGAAACACATGACATACGAAGGCTTTGAACAAATAGAAGCATTCAAAGCCAACAAAGAAGGTGTGCTAGTCGTTGCTGTGCACTCATTTAATTTGGAGCTTGGTGCCCGTGCGTTTGGGGTTCACTCCCCGGGTTACGGTGTTTACCGCCCTAATACCAACCCGGTTTACGACTGGTTCCAATACCGTGGACGTACACGCGAAAACAAATGTATTGATCGTCGTGACGTGAAGCAGATGATCAAACGCCTTCGTCAAGGCGAGCTGGTTTGGTATGCACCGGACCATGACTATGGCCGTCACCGCTATGCGTGGGCACCACTGTTTGCGGTCGAAAAAGCCTGCACTACGACGGGTACACACCTGCTTGCTTCTGCCAGCAAATGTAAAGTCGCTACATTCACCATCACACGAGACCGTGAAGGCACTGGCTATACCATGAGGCTGGACCCGCCGATGGAGGCTTTCCCTTACGATGATGCCGAAGCCTCTGCGGTTTATACCAACAAGTTTGTGGAGCGCTCGATTATGCGTGCGCCTGAGCAGTACATGTGGCTGCACCGCCGATTCAAGAGTCGTCCTGAAGGCGAACCCTCACTATATGACTGACGTATCAAGGTGGTAGGACCTGCGAGTAATTCGGCAAAAAGCGGCACTGAACCAGTAGCCGCTTTTTCATTTCCTAAGCTCTAGGCCCTTCTCTTCCTAGGACCTGTTTTACACAGGCTCCATCCACTCTTCCCAAGCTGCTTTCACCGCTTCGCGCTCTGCCATGAATGCACTGTCGTCCACTTCCACGGACGCATCAAGTAGGTTCAGACGATGAATTTCATCACGCATTGCAACATACGCATCGCGTAACGTCAGTGCCTGCGGTGTGCTGAGAATACCCGCTTGTGCCATGTCTTCAAGGATGCGTACGTTATCGCTCCAGCGGGTCAACGCAGGTTCGTCATTGGCATTCGCCAGCACGAAGAACTGAGTCATAAATTCAATATCAGTAATCCCGCCCGGATCCTGTTTGATATGGAATTTGTCCTTCTCTTTGCTACCAAGGTGGTCGCGCATTTTATGGCGCATCTCGACCACTTCCTTGCGAAGGGCATCGATGTCGCGCTCTTTCGTCAGCACGCGCTTTCGCACGTCCGCGAAACCTTTTGTCAGCAGCGCATCACCATAAACCAGACGGGTGCGAACCAGCGCCTGATGCTCCCAGGTCCAGGCTTCCTCGTTCTGATATTCCTCGAACGATTCGAGCGTTGTCACCAGCATGCCAGAAGCACCAGAGGGGCGAAGGCGGGTATCGATTTCATACAACACGCCTGATGCTGTGCGGGTAGAAAACAGATGGACGATACGCTGAGCCAGTCGCAGATAGAATTGGCGGCTGTCTATCTCTTTCGGGCCGTCAGTGTAAGTGTTATCCGGGCAATCGTGCACAAACACCACGTCCAAGTCTGAGTTGTAGCCGAGCTCAATACCTCCCACTTTGCCGTAACCAATCACCGCAAAGCCACGCCCATCACGGCCGGATAGGTGAGATGGTTGCCCGTACTTTTCCGTCATCTGATACCAGGCCTGATTCACCACCGCTTCTACAATGGCTTCCGCCAGATAAGTTAAGTGGTCACTCACCTTCATCACCGGCAACACGTCAGCAATGTCAGCGGCGGCAATACGGAGCAACTGGGTTTGCTTGAATTGGCGGATATTCTCCATTTGCTGCTCCATATCCTCTTCCGGAATACGGGCGAGAAAATCAAACAGCTCGTTGCGGTATTGGTCGAGTGGCGTTGGATTGTAGAGGTGTTGCAGATCCAGAAGTTCATCCAGAAGGATGGGGTAATTCGAAAGTTGCTCTGCCACCATTGGGCTTGCGCTGCAAAGGCGCACTAATTGGGTGATTGCTCCATGGTGCTCATCAAGAAGTTCCAGATAGGTAGTCCGTGTAGCGATACGGACCAGCAGTTTGAGCACCCGCTCAAGCACCGCCATTGCATCTGTACGGCACACAATGTGGCTGAGCATTATAGGCATCAGGCGGTTCACCACTTCACGGCCTCGAGGGCCTAAAGTGCGTTTTGCTAACTCTTCTTTGAATCGCAGCAATGCTTTGGCCTGATCTTCAGCGCTTTGTGCCTGCATGTCGTTCAGGATCTTCTCGACCAAGTCAGGATCCCGTGCAGCATCCCAGATCTCACTGAATTCAGCGCCGATCTTCTCTTCTTCGTTTTCCTCTTCGTCGCCAATCAGATTATCGAAGATGTCGTGGACACCCTGCATGTGGAAAGCAATCTTCTCGCGAAGCGCGACCCACTCCGTTTCACCCATAGCCACGGCAAGACGCAACCTATCACGATCGCTATCAGGCAAGGTTTGGGTCTGTTTATCACCAATGGCTTGCAGCAAATTCTCTACTCTACGCAGGTAGCGGTATGATGCTTCGAGCGTGTCAGCTTCCTTCTCTGGCAGCAGCTCCAGTTCGCGAATCGCATTCAAAGTGATAAAAAGGCCACGTTTACGCAAAATCGGATCGCGACCGCCTCGGATAAGCTGGAAAGACTGGACGATAAACTCGATTTCACGAATGCCCCCAGCACCAAGCTTAATGTTGTCTGTCAGGCCACGACGGCGCACTTCACTGCGGATCATCGCCTTCATCCGACGCAAAGACTGGATCGCACTGAAATCGATATATCGGCGGAACACGAAGGGGCGCA
The nucleotide sequence above comes from Grimontia kaedaensis. Encoded proteins:
- the glnE gene encoding bifunctional [glutamate--ammonia ligase]-adenylyl-L-tyrosine phosphorylase/[glutamate--ammonia-ligase] adenylyltransferase — translated: MSLPTELDTCATRAIDTLVEKQPDNLEQWQGADRETLSRTLALSDFINESVLHDENLLPWLKDNLGSGLRIAQYRKLLKEQLDSQQDENSLLRELRRFRRREMVWLAWHDFNDTISLDDGLAHLSKLAEATIMEAYGWLYRFCCNEWGTPCDADGNAQPMLILGMGKLGGGELNFSSDIDLIFTYPENGETQGARRSIANAQFFTRLGQRLIKALDQQTYDGFCYRVDMRLRPFGDSGPLVMSFAALEDYYQEQGRDWERYAMIKARVMGKEQFACYQTLRQMLRPFVFRRYIDFSAIQSLRRMKAMIRSEVRRRGLTDNIKLGAGGIREIEFIVQSFQLIRGGRDPILRKRGLFITLNAIRELELLPEKEADTLEASYRYLRRVENLLQAIGDKQTQTLPDSDRDRLRLAVAMGETEWVALREKIAFHMQGVHDIFDNLIGDEEENEEEKIGAEFSEIWDAARDPDLVEKILNDMQAQSAEDQAKALLRFKEELAKRTLGPRGREVVNRLMPIMLSHIVCRTDAMAVLERVLKLLVRIATRTTYLELLDEHHGAITQLVRLCSASPMVAEQLSNYPILLDELLDLQHLYNPTPLDQYRNELFDFLARIPEEDMEQQMENIRQFKQTQLLRIAAADIADVLPVMKVSDHLTYLAEAIVEAVVNQAWYQMTEKYGQPSHLSGRDGRGFAVIGYGKVGGIELGYNSDLDVVFVHDCPDNTYTDGPKEIDSRQFYLRLAQRIVHLFSTRTASGVLYEIDTRLRPSGASGMLVTTLESFEEYQNEEAWTWEHQALVRTRLVYGDALLTKGFADVRKRVLTKERDIDALRKEVVEMRHKMRDHLGSKEKDKFHIKQDPGGITDIEFMTQFFVLANANDEPALTRWSDNVRILEDMAQAGILSTPQALTLRDAYVAMRDEIHRLNLLDASVEVDDSAFMAEREAVKAAWEEWMEPV